A genome region from Mycobacterium florentinum includes the following:
- a CDS encoding DUF7065 domain-containing protein: MTPAARVRTHEFADSDDFAHPPQGDPSWSESFLVQAYCPGSNIGFYAHTNRTSWDTALWSEVVAVYLPGDRFAVGKGFGYAPSARQVGGSLSFEAPTPFEENITRYRGAAQLIDGHTLRDGPAPSGMHVGLDVELTHHALGAPFGVGDVRPGNFGHTHYEQHFSCSGRITLDGERFDVEGTGMRDHTWGPRDLSVMGNHFWIHGEFPDGRWLSTMCITRRGGGDALLNFHVIGDGAGMTHASLVSHDALLDAESEVFDPWRIELRAGDQIHEIRGEIIAPMPFSFVGPVEMTLGTDRTPDASHVVYESQARLSWNGQIGYGLCERTVARPRKESIR; this comes from the coding sequence ATGACGCCGGCGGCCCGCGTCAGAACCCACGAGTTCGCCGATTCCGATGATTTCGCCCATCCGCCGCAAGGCGATCCGAGCTGGTCGGAGAGCTTCCTGGTCCAGGCATACTGCCCGGGCAGCAACATCGGCTTCTACGCGCACACCAACCGCACTTCGTGGGACACAGCGCTGTGGAGCGAGGTGGTGGCCGTCTACCTGCCGGGTGACCGATTCGCGGTGGGCAAAGGCTTCGGCTACGCACCGTCCGCACGCCAGGTCGGCGGCAGCTTGTCCTTCGAGGCGCCAACGCCTTTCGAGGAGAACATCACCCGTTACCGGGGTGCGGCGCAACTCATCGACGGCCATACACTGCGTGACGGCCCGGCTCCGTCGGGAATGCACGTCGGGCTCGACGTCGAGCTGACGCACCACGCGCTGGGGGCACCCTTCGGTGTCGGCGACGTGCGCCCGGGCAACTTCGGGCACACCCACTATGAGCAGCACTTCAGCTGCAGCGGCCGGATCACCCTCGACGGTGAGCGCTTCGATGTGGAGGGCACCGGAATGCGAGACCACACCTGGGGACCGCGCGACTTGTCGGTGATGGGCAACCACTTCTGGATTCACGGCGAATTCCCGGACGGGCGCTGGCTCTCCACGATGTGCATCACCCGCCGCGGCGGCGGGGACGCGCTGCTGAACTTCCACGTCATCGGCGACGGCGCCGGCATGACCCATGCGTCGTTGGTCAGCCATGACGCGCTGCTCGACGCGGAATCCGAGGTCTTCGATCCATGGCGGATCGAACTGCGGGCTGGTGACCAGATCCACGAGATACGCGGGGAAATCATTGCGCCCATGCCGTTTTCGTTCGTGGGTCCGGTCGAGATGACGCTCGGCACCGACCGCACGCCCGACGCCAGCCACGTTGTGTACGAATCTCAGGCCCGCCTGAGCTGGAACGGTCAAATCGGCTACGGGCTCTGCGAGCGCACCGTGGCCAGACCCAGAAAGGAATCAATCAGATGA
- a CDS encoding phytoene desaturase family protein, with product MATAPHCRRYVADVGTSAQPKTYDVVVVGGGHNGLTCAAFLAKAGKRVLVLEARDTVGGLVWTMEMPNAPGFKVSPCSVEFVLPGVKPSIVDQLELHKHGLRWVHPTALTTWLGPDGASVAFYQDIARTKTEIAKYSRRDAQRYEELVDIITETLLTLMPYFHGHPWRIKPHTVFDVLKQAAKSRTKLAKGARVMLGSIDAVLEEWFEREEIKAPIAAYSAGTFGPITETGTGFHLAFLCGIHQWGVKRPVGGSGAFTQAIANAVRHHGGDIRTSARAKRVLTHNGFARGVELDNGEQILASDVVCAVDPYTLLTKLLDPSDVPDSTFDQLRSLQVGRYNVLYFDAEMALSGRPKFPGFDDDEYTSTLMLCPTLDYMRRSTVDGMAGTFTDEIPMATLSSSVYDRSLVPASSAGETLKFYCFNTPIELSNGRSWDDEKKDYFERALDHYELYAPGTRDLIIDAHLTAPPDFQERYFVHGGNYEHVDLTLNQLGPTRPIPALAGYESPVERVWHSGAGAFPMAYISGWPGRNTADAVLRGPSRLRRRARKKAASSTLPPLQFRTVE from the coding sequence GTGGCGACTGCACCCCATTGCCGTCGATACGTTGCCGACGTGGGAACAAGCGCGCAACCGAAGACATATGACGTGGTGGTCGTCGGCGGGGGCCACAACGGTCTCACCTGCGCGGCGTTTCTGGCCAAGGCGGGCAAGCGGGTTTTGGTGCTGGAGGCCCGCGACACCGTCGGCGGCCTGGTCTGGACGATGGAGATGCCCAACGCGCCCGGCTTCAAGGTGAGCCCGTGCAGCGTCGAGTTCGTGCTGCCCGGCGTCAAGCCCTCCATCGTGGACCAGCTGGAGCTACACAAGCACGGACTGCGGTGGGTGCACCCGACCGCCCTGACGACCTGGCTGGGTCCCGACGGCGCCAGCGTCGCGTTCTACCAGGACATTGCCCGCACCAAAACCGAAATCGCGAAGTACTCCCGCCGGGACGCACAACGGTACGAGGAACTCGTCGACATCATCACCGAAACGCTGTTGACGCTGATGCCGTACTTTCACGGCCACCCCTGGCGGATAAAGCCCCACACGGTGTTCGACGTCCTCAAGCAGGCGGCCAAGAGTCGCACCAAGCTGGCCAAGGGCGCCCGCGTCATGCTCGGCTCGATCGACGCCGTGCTCGAAGAGTGGTTTGAGCGAGAAGAGATCAAGGCCCCGATCGCCGCCTACTCGGCGGGCACGTTCGGGCCGATCACCGAGACCGGCACCGGATTCCACCTGGCGTTCCTGTGTGGAATCCATCAATGGGGCGTGAAACGGCCGGTCGGTGGCAGCGGCGCCTTTACCCAGGCGATCGCCAACGCGGTACGCCACCACGGCGGCGATATTCGCACCAGCGCCAGGGCCAAACGGGTGCTCACCCACAACGGATTCGCACGCGGGGTCGAGTTGGACAACGGCGAGCAGATCCTGGCGTCCGACGTGGTGTGCGCCGTGGATCCCTACACCTTGCTGACCAAGCTGCTCGACCCGTCCGACGTGCCCGACTCGACCTTCGACCAGCTTCGGTCGCTACAGGTAGGCCGGTACAACGTGCTTTATTTCGACGCCGAAATGGCATTGTCGGGCCGGCCGAAATTCCCGGGATTCGACGACGACGAATACACGTCGACCTTGATGTTGTGCCCGACGCTGGACTACATGCGGCGGTCGACCGTCGACGGCATGGCCGGCACCTTCACCGACGAGATCCCGATGGCCACGCTGAGTTCCTCGGTCTACGACCGCAGCCTGGTGCCGGCCTCCAGTGCGGGCGAGACACTGAAGTTCTACTGCTTCAACACTCCGATCGAGCTGTCCAACGGGCGAAGCTGGGACGACGAGAAAAAGGACTACTTCGAGCGCGCCCTGGACCACTACGAGCTCTATGCGCCCGGCACCCGGGACCTGATCATCGACGCCCACCTCACCGCGCCACCGGATTTTCAGGAGCGCTATTTCGTCCACGGCGGCAACTACGAGCATGTCGATCTCACCCTGAACCAGCTCGGCCCGACGCGGCCCATCCCGGCGCTCGCCGGTTACGAGAGCCCGGTTGAGCGGGTATGGCATTCCGGGGCGGGCGCTTTCCCGATGGCCTACATCAGCGGCTGGCCGGGCCGTAACACCGCGGACGCGGTGCTGCGCGGCCCGTCCCGACTGCGCCGCCGCGCTCGCAAAAAGGCGGCATCCTCGACGCTGCCGCCCCTGCAATTCAGGACCGTCGAATGA
- a CDS encoding ATP-binding protein, whose protein sequence is MSRPVHPLERDRELDALRSVIAHARNGRGQACVVEGPSGIGKSYLLDQAAALAAEAGFTVLRARGSELSRELAFGMAVELVEARLVRATADERGELFSGPAVLAEPMVSRRVQPAEYTDTTDEFTVIHGLYWLMVNLSGHGPFALLVDDAQWADPGSLRFFAYLGERLDDLPIALLTAVRTDDPETHSDLVSLLWESSAAPPIRPSELSRRAVGELLATGLESTVDEALIDTVHHETGGNPFLVSEVIAELRDEPDIAAAGTASLRTPHSVRRQIARRLTRLGPDARELAKAAAVLGDGMSLAVVTRLAALRPAPAVTAAEQLVAARIFDTADPASFAHPMIRSATYASLSPGEKPEAHARAAKLLAAIGTDSEVVAGHLLEATPSEEAWVAGILHAAARAAARKGSPANAIRYLRRALDTAPPDSVSPGLLIDLGLTEAAAGQTTSLQRFEQAMLLIDEPAVRADALYSLGQTLYRYGRHEEAAAAFRRGAELFEDGDLQVFRRFQASSMCAESYLAPIHRRVDLLDAAEVSPPQGAGDRAMLAIRALNLSLQVPPASRAAALAGMAIADGRLLVEQTSESPVVNLVVLPLLYGGELDAAERHIDAVLADARSRGASLAFAEAALMRALVCYAAGRVNDAMVDAQTAVDGMKRGWHALAPTALATLVHCMIERGELDQAADMLSRGEQELAPPEALGINAWFYVARARLRLWRKELTTAQADLDAAVQALRDYGMINPAVLPWRPLACMVAAAAGDTERARELIESEIELARRFETPIALGAALRRSALVHDPSEALATLTESVAVLEKTGARLELARALTDLGVHLRRAGSRVAAREPLTNALDLAHRGGATALANRAHEELMATGARPRRPARVGAESLTPTERRLAQLAASGHDNRSIAELTFVARNTVAWHLRNVFRKLGVDSREALSDALADYAPPQTD, encoded by the coding sequence ATGTCGAGACCCGTTCATCCGCTCGAGCGCGACCGCGAATTGGATGCGTTGCGCTCCGTGATCGCGCACGCGCGCAACGGCCGGGGGCAGGCTTGTGTCGTCGAGGGGCCCAGCGGTATCGGCAAGTCGTACCTCCTGGACCAGGCGGCCGCGCTCGCGGCCGAGGCCGGTTTCACGGTGCTGCGGGCGCGGGGCAGCGAACTCAGCCGGGAGCTCGCCTTCGGGATGGCCGTCGAATTGGTGGAAGCACGGTTGGTCCGCGCCACCGCCGACGAACGCGGCGAATTATTCAGTGGCCCAGCAGTTCTCGCCGAACCGATGGTGAGTCGTCGGGTCCAGCCGGCCGAATACACCGACACGACGGACGAGTTCACCGTTATCCACGGCCTGTACTGGCTCATGGTCAACCTCTCCGGGCACGGACCCTTCGCGCTGCTCGTCGACGACGCGCAGTGGGCGGATCCCGGCTCGCTCCGGTTTTTCGCCTATCTGGGCGAGCGGCTGGACGATCTCCCGATCGCGCTGCTGACCGCGGTGCGCACCGACGATCCCGAGACCCATTCGGATCTGGTCTCGTTGCTGTGGGAGAGCAGCGCCGCACCACCGATTCGGCCGTCCGAACTCAGTCGGCGGGCGGTCGGCGAGCTGCTCGCAACTGGCCTGGAGTCAACAGTCGATGAGGCCCTGATCGATACGGTGCACCACGAGACAGGCGGGAATCCCTTCCTGGTCAGCGAGGTCATCGCCGAGCTGCGCGACGAACCAGACATCGCCGCGGCCGGCACCGCTTCGTTGCGCACACCGCATTCGGTGCGACGCCAGATCGCCCGTAGGCTGACGCGGCTGGGACCGGATGCCCGGGAGCTGGCCAAGGCTGCCGCCGTGTTGGGCGACGGGATGTCTCTGGCCGTGGTCACCCGACTCGCAGCGCTGCGACCCGCCCCGGCGGTCACCGCGGCCGAGCAGCTCGTTGCCGCGCGGATCTTCGACACCGCCGACCCGGCCTCGTTCGCCCATCCCATGATCCGATCGGCGACGTATGCCTCCCTGTCGCCGGGGGAGAAGCCCGAAGCGCACGCGCGCGCCGCAAAGCTGCTTGCGGCCATCGGAACCGACTCGGAGGTCGTCGCGGGCCATCTGCTGGAGGCCACGCCGAGTGAGGAGGCGTGGGTGGCTGGAATTTTGCATGCGGCCGCACGTGCGGCCGCTCGAAAAGGCTCTCCGGCGAATGCGATTCGTTATCTGCGCCGCGCATTGGACACGGCCCCGCCGGACTCGGTCTCGCCAGGCCTTCTGATTGACCTCGGTCTCACCGAAGCGGCCGCGGGACAGACGACGTCGTTGCAGCGCTTCGAGCAAGCGATGCTGCTGATCGACGAGCCCGCCGTGCGCGCCGATGCGCTCTATTCGCTGGGGCAAACGCTGTACCGCTACGGCAGGCACGAGGAAGCCGCTGCCGCGTTCCGACGCGGCGCTGAGCTATTCGAGGACGGCGATTTGCAGGTCTTTCGGCGATTCCAGGCATCGTCGATGTGCGCCGAATCCTATTTGGCCCCAATTCATCGCCGGGTCGATCTGCTCGATGCGGCCGAAGTATCACCGCCACAGGGCGCCGGTGACAGGGCAATGCTGGCCATCCGGGCGTTGAATCTCTCGTTGCAGGTGCCCCCGGCGTCGCGGGCAGCGGCGTTGGCGGGCATGGCCATTGCCGACGGCAGACTTTTGGTCGAACAGACATCGGAATCGCCGGTAGTCAATCTTGTTGTGTTGCCGTTGCTTTACGGCGGGGAACTGGATGCGGCGGAGCGTCATATCGATGCCGTGCTCGCCGACGCGCGCAGTCGCGGTGCGTCGCTGGCCTTCGCGGAGGCCGCGCTGATGCGGGCGTTGGTGTGCTATGCGGCGGGCCGCGTCAACGATGCGATGGTGGACGCGCAAACCGCGGTCGACGGGATGAAACGCGGCTGGCACGCGCTGGCTCCGACGGCGCTGGCGACGCTCGTGCATTGCATGATCGAGCGCGGCGAATTGGATCAAGCCGCTGACATGCTCAGCCGTGGCGAGCAAGAGCTGGCACCACCGGAAGCGTTGGGAATCAACGCCTGGTTCTACGTGGCCAGGGCGCGGCTTCGACTGTGGCGCAAGGAGCTTACGACAGCACAGGCCGACCTCGATGCGGCAGTGCAGGCGCTGCGCGACTACGGCATGATCAACCCGGCGGTGCTGCCATGGCGGCCGCTGGCGTGCATGGTTGCCGCGGCCGCGGGCGACACTGAGCGAGCCCGCGAACTCATCGAATCCGAGATCGAGCTGGCCCGGCGATTCGAAACGCCGATCGCGCTGGGCGCTGCGCTGCGCAGGTCCGCGCTCGTACACGACCCCTCGGAAGCGCTGGCTACCCTCACCGAGTCGGTGGCGGTCCTCGAGAAGACCGGCGCCCGGCTGGAACTCGCGCGGGCACTGACCGATCTCGGCGTCCATCTGCGTCGTGCCGGCTCGCGGGTGGCGGCGCGCGAGCCATTGACCAACGCCCTCGACCTGGCGCACCGTGGCGGCGCGACGGCGCTGGCCAACCGCGCCCATGAGGAGCTGATGGCGACCGGCGCACGCCCCCGTCGGCCGGCCCGGGTCGGCGCGGAATCGTTGACCCCGACCGAGCGTCGGCTCGCCCAGCTCGCCGCGTCGGGGCATGACAACCGCAGTATCGCGGAGCTGACGTTCGTCGCACGCAACACCGTTGCGTGGCATCTGCGCAATGTGTTCCGAAAGCTCGGGGTGGATTCCCGGGAGGCGCTCTCCGATGCCCTCGCGGACTACGCGCCGCCGCAGACGGACTGA
- a CDS encoding TetR/AcrR family transcriptional regulator has product MATLTYRVAAFEQRIVDNMPMPRPSKPLIRRDAVVEASLRIIDTEGLDAFSLPRLARELNVQAPSLYHHFTDKAEILKAVARAIVVETRLPDPTSVPNWMEWLVALSLAFRDSMLRHHNAVPLLLQFMPRDVLIRNYNDSAIYLTEIGVPLDQVVLILDGLDKLTLGAGITEAMHGDDGRGRLFANADPATEPVLVAAAAANQRSATGAFAEAIRSFLRGAAPNVPDSAPPPQHWGEFGSAITEFKEPTAS; this is encoded by the coding sequence ATGGCGACTCTCACGTACCGCGTTGCTGCTTTTGAGCAGCGGATAGTCGATAATATGCCTATGCCTCGTCCCTCCAAGCCCCTAATCCGCCGCGACGCCGTGGTGGAGGCTTCGCTGCGCATCATCGATACGGAGGGTCTAGACGCGTTCAGCCTGCCCCGGCTGGCGCGCGAGCTCAACGTGCAGGCGCCGTCGCTGTATCACCACTTCACCGACAAGGCAGAGATTTTGAAGGCGGTGGCGCGGGCGATCGTGGTCGAGACACGTTTACCCGACCCCACTTCGGTGCCCAACTGGATGGAGTGGCTGGTGGCGCTGAGTCTGGCGTTCCGCGATTCGATGCTGCGCCACCACAATGCCGTGCCGCTGCTGCTGCAGTTCATGCCGCGCGATGTGCTCATCCGCAACTACAACGATTCCGCCATCTACCTCACCGAGATCGGTGTTCCGCTGGACCAGGTGGTGTTGATTCTGGACGGCCTGGACAAGTTGACTCTGGGCGCCGGCATTACCGAGGCGATGCACGGTGACGACGGGAGGGGGCGCCTGTTCGCGAACGCCGATCCGGCGACCGAACCCGTTCTGGTCGCGGCGGCAGCCGCCAATCAGCGATCCGCCACCGGGGCATTCGCCGAAGCGATCCGTAGTTTCCTGCGCGGCGCCGCACCGAATGTGCCGGACTCCGCGCCGCCACCGCAGCATTGGGGTGAGTTCGGCTCGGCCATAACGGAATTCAAGGAGCCGACGGCCTCTTAG
- a CDS encoding class I adenylate-forming enzyme family protein: protein MTELVTDGLSYWARQSPERAAIVFDGTDTIDYPTLDRWTDCAAMHLATAALKPGDRIGIIGDNSLEWVVAAIGALKIGFVVVPFNNRFTAEELRYLIDDSTPSLILADDPHHDRITAAIQGTSTPLWRLEDFAALRHQQHRTVPRRSDAHPDDVTQIVYTSGTTSHPKGVIFTHRSTFNLVADLAITEPTFRPGARIIYTLSMSGAPGLLWHILHPLTRGMTIFYERGFDAGAALHRLATERIQIHSGVPLLYERMAAHPDFASADLSALELATIAGAAAPVSTMRAWLDKGVTVQQAYGMTELGGLSTINPKENAVAHPESIGTGTVFTRLRVVRPDGTDCGPDEPGEIIVSGPGISPGYWRNDHAYAAAMRNGWFHSGDVGIKDANGIRVIDRLKDIIITGGFNVAPSEIEAVVAGLPGVIEACVVSAFDPKFGEAPAAIIYTEENLTAEAVIEHCRAHLAGYKVPRHVIVQDTALPRNASGKIARRHIRDAHPELTHDTQAAG, encoded by the coding sequence ATGACCGAACTGGTAACCGATGGTTTGAGCTACTGGGCGCGCCAGTCCCCCGAACGGGCGGCCATCGTTTTCGACGGCACCGACACCATCGACTACCCGACGTTGGACCGCTGGACCGACTGTGCCGCAATGCATCTGGCAACCGCGGCGCTCAAACCCGGGGACCGGATCGGCATCATCGGCGACAACAGCCTGGAGTGGGTCGTTGCGGCGATCGGAGCCCTCAAGATTGGGTTCGTCGTTGTCCCGTTCAACAACCGCTTCACCGCCGAGGAGTTGCGCTATCTGATCGACGACTCCACGCCGAGCCTCATTCTCGCCGATGACCCCCACCATGACCGGATCACGGCGGCCATCCAAGGGACCTCGACTCCACTGTGGCGTCTTGAAGACTTCGCCGCGTTGCGCCACCAACAACATCGGACGGTTCCGCGCCGATCGGACGCGCACCCCGACGACGTCACCCAAATCGTCTATACCAGCGGAACGACTTCGCACCCAAAGGGTGTCATCTTCACCCACCGCAGCACATTCAACCTTGTCGCCGATCTCGCCATCACCGAACCGACATTTCGGCCCGGCGCCCGGATCATCTACACGCTGTCGATGTCGGGTGCCCCCGGATTGCTCTGGCACATCCTGCACCCGTTGACCAGAGGGATGACGATCTTCTACGAGCGCGGCTTCGACGCCGGCGCCGCGCTGCACCGACTCGCCACGGAGCGGATCCAAATCCACAGTGGGGTACCGCTTTTGTACGAGCGCATGGCGGCCCATCCGGATTTCGCCTCGGCCGATCTGTCGGCGCTGGAACTGGCGACGATCGCGGGTGCCGCGGCCCCCGTTTCGACGATGCGGGCGTGGCTCGACAAGGGCGTGACCGTTCAGCAAGCGTACGGAATGACGGAGCTGGGCGGGCTTTCCACCATCAATCCGAAGGAGAACGCCGTCGCACACCCCGAGTCGATCGGCACGGGAACGGTTTTCACGCGGCTGCGGGTAGTGCGGCCCGATGGAACGGACTGCGGCCCCGACGAGCCCGGCGAAATCATCGTGTCCGGCCCCGGCATCTCCCCCGGGTATTGGCGGAACGACCATGCCTACGCCGCCGCTATGCGGAACGGCTGGTTTCACAGCGGCGACGTTGGCATCAAGGACGCCAACGGGATCCGCGTCATCGACCGGCTCAAAGACATCATCATCACCGGCGGATTCAATGTCGCTCCCTCCGAGATCGAGGCGGTGGTCGCCGGGCTGCCCGGCGTGATCGAGGCATGTGTGGTGTCGGCGTTCGATCCCAAATTCGGTGAGGCGCCCGCAGCGATCATCTACACCGAAGAAAACCTGACCGCAGAGGCAGTCATCGAGCACTGCCGCGCGCATCTTGCCGGCTACAAGGTCCCGCGTCACGTCATCGTCCAAGACACGGCACTGCCACGGAATGCCAGCGGCAAGATTGCGCGGCGCCACATCCGGGACGCTCACCCCGAGCTGACCCACGACACTCAAGCCGCGGGGTGA
- a CDS encoding Zn-ribbon domain-containing OB-fold protein, with protein MTGVLPAVVRDDASASFFEAAARGELLVKRGPTGTVLAPEARTDPTTGSSDLQTCVASGEGTLISWTVVHRAPLPVLAACVPYVSAIVELAEGPWLMVRLLVDDASRLREGDPVRVRYLRSGDGEEEGDVVPVFEPVETGPSRGLP; from the coding sequence ATGACCGGCGTCCTTCCCGCGGTCGTGCGTGACGACGCCAGCGCGTCGTTCTTCGAGGCCGCCGCCCGGGGGGAGTTGCTGGTCAAGCGCGGCCCCACGGGGACGGTGCTGGCCCCCGAGGCGCGCACCGACCCGACGACCGGGTCGTCGGATTTGCAGACCTGCGTCGCGTCCGGCGAGGGAACTCTGATCAGCTGGACGGTCGTGCACCGCGCGCCGCTGCCCGTGCTGGCCGCGTGTGTGCCGTATGTCAGCGCCATCGTCGAATTGGCCGAGGGCCCATGGCTGATGGTGCGGCTGCTGGTCGACGACGCCTCCCGGTTGCGGGAGGGCGACCCGGTTCGAGTGCGCTACCTACGGTCCGGCGACGGCGAAGAGGAAGGCGACGTGGTACCGGTCTTCGAGCCGGTCGAAACCGGGCCGTCCAGAGGGCTGCCGTGA
- a CDS encoding thiolase family protein produces the protein MTAALAGLGMTELGKVYGRSSTALAAEAVQRAVADAGLALSDLDGLLVSAGIKQDVGVGLAAVLGLGELNLLAQVNAFGATAGVMVAEAVQAIAAGAVTTVACVFADTPLKPERSAGASWRSPNRSGGAGAARGLAGWSVASGAVNPNILYALCARRHMQAYGTTSEQLGEIAVAQRAWAAGNPVAQLREPLTIAEHQESRWIAEPLHLLDCCLVSNGAIAVIVTAADRATNLAHPPVYVRGYGQAHAARRMHAGSQWGLVTPAARSGPQAMRMAGIGVDDVDVAQLYDCYTYTVLVTLEDYGFCAKGEGGEFVSGGRLAPGGKLACNTGGGQLSAYYMWGMTPLSEAIIQARGDGGARQAPRNDVVLVSGNGGILEHHSTLVLSPHRRGGVAA, from the coding sequence TTGACCGCAGCGCTGGCCGGGCTGGGTATGACAGAGCTCGGCAAGGTCTATGGCCGTTCGTCGACCGCGCTGGCCGCCGAAGCGGTCCAACGCGCCGTCGCGGACGCGGGCCTGGCGCTCAGCGACCTGGACGGGCTGCTGGTCAGCGCCGGCATCAAGCAAGACGTCGGGGTCGGTTTGGCCGCCGTCCTGGGCCTGGGTGAGTTGAATCTGCTGGCACAGGTCAACGCGTTCGGCGCCACCGCCGGGGTGATGGTCGCCGAGGCCGTGCAGGCCATCGCCGCCGGCGCCGTCACCACGGTGGCATGCGTCTTCGCCGACACACCGTTGAAGCCCGAGCGATCCGCGGGCGCATCGTGGCGCTCCCCCAATCGTTCTGGCGGCGCGGGCGCGGCGCGGGGATTGGCCGGTTGGTCGGTGGCCTCCGGTGCGGTCAACCCCAACATCCTCTATGCGCTCTGCGCGCGCCGGCACATGCAGGCGTACGGGACCACCTCGGAACAACTCGGCGAAATCGCTGTTGCCCAACGTGCTTGGGCCGCAGGCAATCCCGTCGCGCAACTGCGTGAGCCACTGACCATCGCCGAACACCAGGAATCGCGGTGGATCGCCGAGCCGCTACATCTGCTGGATTGCTGCCTGGTGAGCAATGGCGCCATCGCGGTGATCGTCACCGCCGCGGACCGAGCCACGAATCTGGCCCACCCACCGGTCTATGTCCGGGGCTACGGGCAGGCGCACGCGGCGCGGCGCATGCACGCCGGGTCGCAGTGGGGACTGGTCACCCCGGCGGCGCGATCCGGGCCGCAAGCCATGCGGATGGCCGGCATCGGGGTGGACGATGTGGACGTGGCGCAGCTGTACGACTGCTACACCTATACCGTGCTGGTCACCCTCGAGGACTACGGGTTTTGCGCCAAAGGCGAAGGCGGCGAATTCGTCTCCGGCGGCCGACTGGCACCGGGCGGCAAGCTCGCGTGTAACACCGGCGGCGGGCAACTGTCGGCCTACTACATGTGGGGCATGACCCCGTTGTCGGAAGCGATCATCCAGGCCCGCGGGGACGGCGGTGCGCGCCAAGCGCCCCGCAACGACGTCGTGCTGGTCAGCGGCAACGGCGGAATTCTCGAGCACCACTCGACGCTCGTGCTCAGCCCGCATCGACGCGGCGGGGTGGCCGCATGA
- a CDS encoding aldehyde dehydrogenase translates to MDISRDRDTFFVGGTWLPASAASNTTEVLEAATGKVLGSAALAGSAEVDAAVSAAREALGGPWGASSGAERAGAMRAMATSLQAGGKEIAALVSRENGMPRRLSLGANGFFPSIALNYYAGLAEHLDDEDLRPGALSHVSVRREPIGVVAAVVPWNYPMGLAAMKIAPALAAGCSVVLKPPPETALDAYAWADAALQAGLPAGVLNVIPGGRDAGAALVAHPGVDKVAFTGSTAAGRAIGEICGRLLRPVTLELGGKSAAIVTDDADLDAFVAALPDICLPNNGQTCHATTRILAPASRYAEIVDAVTDTVRGLQVGDPLEKTTQIGPLVSAAQRSRVLGYIETGKSGGARLTTGGGVPADHSLGWFIEPTVFADVDNAMTIAREEIFGPVLCVLSYADDDEAIAIANDSDYGLGGTVWTADPERGAALASRMRTGSVGINHYALDVVGPFGGVKASGLGRELGPEGLAPYLALKSVYRPPVRADR, encoded by the coding sequence GTGGACATCAGCCGGGACAGGGACACGTTCTTCGTCGGCGGCACCTGGTTGCCCGCGTCCGCCGCGTCGAACACCACCGAGGTGCTCGAAGCGGCAACCGGCAAGGTGCTGGGCAGCGCGGCACTAGCCGGCAGCGCCGAAGTCGACGCCGCGGTGAGCGCGGCACGCGAGGCGCTGGGCGGGCCGTGGGGAGCCAGCTCGGGGGCCGAACGCGCCGGGGCGATGCGCGCGATGGCCACGTCGTTGCAGGCCGGCGGCAAGGAAATCGCCGCACTGGTCAGCCGCGAAAACGGTATGCCTCGCCGACTTTCCCTGGGCGCCAACGGCTTCTTCCCGTCGATCGCCCTGAACTACTACGCCGGCTTGGCCGAACACCTCGACGACGAAGACCTGCGGCCCGGCGCACTGTCACACGTCAGCGTCCGCCGCGAACCCATCGGAGTGGTCGCCGCGGTGGTCCCCTGGAACTATCCGATGGGCCTCGCGGCGATGAAGATCGCGCCGGCGCTGGCCGCCGGCTGCAGCGTGGTGCTCAAACCACCGCCGGAAACCGCACTGGACGCCTACGCCTGGGCCGACGCCGCGTTGCAGGCCGGGTTGCCGGCCGGCGTGCTCAATGTGATCCCCGGCGGGCGCGACGCGGGTGCCGCATTGGTCGCCCATCCTGGCGTCGACAAGGTTGCCTTCACCGGCTCCACGGCGGCCGGACGCGCGATCGGCGAGATATGCGGGCGCCTGCTGCGGCCCGTCACGCTCGAGCTAGGCGGCAAGTCCGCGGCGATCGTCACCGACGACGCCGACCTGGACGCGTTCGTGGCCGCGTTGCCCGACATCTGCCTGCCCAACAACGGCCAGACCTGCCACGCGACGACCCGCATCCTGGCGCCGGCCTCGCGGTATGCCGAGATCGTCGACGCGGTCACCGATACGGTCCGTGGCCTGCAGGTCGGCGACCCGCTGGAGAAGACCACCCAGATCGGTCCGCTGGTCAGCGCCGCCCAGCGGTCCCGCGTGCTCGGCTACATCGAAACCGGCAAGAGCGGCGGCGCGCGGCTGACCACCGGCGGCGGCGTGCCCGCGGATCACTCGCTGGGCTGGTTCATCGAACCCACCGTGTTCGCCGACGTCGACAACGCCATGACGATCGCGCGGGAAGAGATCTTCGGGCCGGTGCTGTGCGTGCTGTCCTACGCCGACGACGACGAGGCCATCGCGATCGCCAACGACTCCGACTACGGCCTGGGTGGCACGGTCTGGACGGCCGACCCCGAGCGGGGCGCGGCGCTGGCCTCACGGATGCGCACCGGATCGGTGGGAATCAACCACTACGCCCTCGACGTCGTCGGGCCGTTTGGCGGTGTCAAAGCCAGCGGCCTGGGTCGCGAACTGGGCCCGGAAGGCCTGGCGCCCTACCTCGCGCTGAAGTCGGTGTACCGGCCACCGGTCAGGGCGGACCGTTGA